From the genome of Rhizobium binae, one region includes:
- the motC gene encoding chemotaxis protein MotC — MARRQHRYVGFIALGLAMLSPAAGSAQDPDDLSPYKMLRSLQFVQDSVVAGDHSAGEMQRFMLGTIDERLRTADTSIYDDDRNVDAALIYAMSGGNPQTLEYLVAHDVNGYFDNRVTDVLRKYLSGKGLLVAKTLEETAREYRDRKIGPYLALIGGNVLIATKPTDALNLYDQARLAAPGTIVEEAALRRSVAICVDKGMLDKGLAYSQRYARRFLHSPYASQFADFFVKLVVAHDRDVKPQDVVDILSFMDAPRQREVYLRIARAAAISGKPELARMAVDRVQSLGAGTDNAFGPLADFYGGMAGLPTQDIDQAVKNVSGIDGNALSPRDQALQAAARSVAEQILRAPDPASLTQASDPNTSHQEITSEKAAAIAMQPGAPGAHPEPVPGGVASTGLSQDTDSSFNAFVTTSRSKLNEIDGLLAQEGNEQ, encoded by the coding sequence ATGGCGCGTCGGCAGCATCGTTACGTCGGATTTATCGCCCTTGGCCTGGCGATGCTCTCGCCTGCCGCAGGCAGTGCGCAGGATCCGGACGACCTCTCGCCGTACAAGATGCTGCGGTCGCTGCAGTTCGTGCAGGATTCGGTCGTCGCCGGCGATCATTCGGCCGGCGAGATGCAGCGCTTCATGCTTGGCACGATCGACGAGCGCCTGCGCACCGCCGATACGTCGATCTACGACGACGACCGCAATGTCGATGCTGCGCTGATTTATGCGATGAGCGGCGGCAATCCGCAGACGCTCGAATATCTGGTCGCCCACGACGTCAACGGCTATTTCGACAACCGCGTCACTGACGTGCTGCGCAAATATCTGAGCGGCAAAGGGCTCCTCGTCGCCAAGACGCTGGAGGAAACCGCCAGGGAATATCGCGACAGGAAAATCGGTCCCTACCTGGCGCTGATCGGCGGCAACGTGCTGATCGCCACGAAACCGACAGATGCGCTTAATCTTTACGACCAGGCGCGTCTTGCCGCGCCGGGAACGATTGTCGAGGAGGCGGCCTTGCGCCGTTCCGTCGCCATCTGCGTCGACAAGGGAATGCTCGACAAGGGGCTAGCCTATTCGCAGCGTTATGCCCGCCGCTTCCTGCATTCGCCCTATGCCAGCCAATTTGCCGATTTCTTCGTCAAGCTCGTCGTCGCCCATGATCGCGACGTGAAACCGCAGGACGTCGTCGACATCCTGTCCTTCATGGATGCTCCGCGCCAGCGTGAGGTCTATCTGCGCATCGCCCGTGCTGCCGCGATATCAGGCAAGCCGGAACTGGCGCGCATGGCGGTCGACCGTGTGCAATCGCTTGGCGCAGGCACCGACAATGCCTTCGGCCCGCTCGCCGATTTTTACGGCGGCATGGCCGGCCTTCCCACGCAGGATATCGATCAGGCGGTGAAGAATGTCAGCGGCATCGACGGCAATGCACTGTCGCCGCGGGATCAGGCGCTGCAGGCGGCGGCGCGATCCGTCGCCGAGCAGATCTTGCGCGCGCCGGATCCGGCAAGCTTGACGCAAGCATCCGATCCTAACACTTCTCATCAAGAAATCACTTCTGAAAAGGCCGCGGCAATCGCCATGCAACCGGGAGCGCCAGGCGCGCATCCCGAGCCTGTTCCGGGAGGTGTGGCATCGACTGGCCTGAGCCAGGATACCGACTCCTCATTCAACGCATTTGTGACGACCAGCCGATCCAAGCTCAACGAGATCGATGGTCTTCTGGCGCAGGAAGGCAACGAACAATGA
- a CDS encoding flagellar hook-length control protein FliK translates to MMDLSVSGGASGAEAAAAAKSTKTAGKGDATGQKGDFSDVLAKASGSAANDAPDDAAPDQGAAADGDAAKVARTIRSRAKPLIDLSDAALKAQAEVQPETIANGEKTPAKPAKVKDQLTLPADRGKRDAEDPSTDLAAQAARGVKHAKTDLSKTDTDADSEDDDGGISDVLGLLKQETAGATVVSPAAGAAHLAAATAGEAGPVDKKTAADGKTSGHASDALAAVSGNVEDAKADDIGVPGAENADATDVRTFRLSRANGRGVSMDVHIGADQAGPKDGSKKADVENVSVLEARRYIGLAQNTNSAAVTAALSGDSEWARAMQPSSALSNAAEWTSTGKVVNTLKIQMNPIDLGLVTATMRLSGDALNVDLKVETGAAYRQLKEDHGKILEALRSQGYAVDNVTISMAPVERADAGNQAGGQGQASQQQSLPQQGQGGAARERHNQTAQRTDGGFNGAGESGIEDASAGGARSRGAGGVYL, encoded by the coding sequence ATGATGGATTTGAGCGTCTCGGGCGGAGCCTCTGGTGCGGAGGCGGCCGCGGCTGCGAAATCCACCAAAACGGCTGGAAAGGGCGACGCCACCGGTCAAAAGGGCGACTTCTCCGATGTGCTTGCCAAGGCGAGCGGCAGCGCCGCCAACGACGCGCCCGACGACGCGGCGCCGGATCAGGGCGCGGCTGCCGATGGCGACGCGGCGAAGGTGGCGCGGACGATCCGCAGCCGCGCCAAACCGTTGATCGATCTCAGCGACGCCGCCCTGAAGGCGCAGGCCGAGGTGCAGCCGGAAACGATCGCCAATGGCGAAAAGACCCCCGCAAAGCCTGCAAAGGTAAAGGATCAGCTCACATTGCCGGCCGATCGCGGCAAGCGCGATGCCGAAGATCCCTCCACCGACTTGGCCGCGCAGGCAGCCAGGGGCGTCAAGCACGCAAAGACCGATCTCTCGAAAACAGATACGGATGCCGACAGCGAGGACGATGACGGCGGCATTTCCGACGTTCTCGGCCTGCTGAAGCAGGAGACAGCCGGCGCGACGGTCGTCTCGCCGGCCGCAGGCGCTGCTCATTTGGCCGCCGCCACGGCCGGGGAGGCCGGGCCTGTCGACAAGAAGACCGCGGCTGACGGGAAAACGAGCGGCCACGCATCCGACGCCCTGGCGGCTGTCAGCGGCAATGTCGAGGACGCCAAGGCGGATGACATCGGGGTTCCAGGCGCGGAGAACGCCGACGCCACTGACGTCAGGACCTTCCGGCTCAGCCGCGCCAACGGCCGCGGCGTATCGATGGACGTTCACATCGGTGCGGACCAGGCCGGGCCGAAGGACGGCTCGAAGAAGGCCGACGTCGAAAACGTCTCGGTTCTCGAAGCGCGCCGCTATATCGGCCTGGCGCAGAACACCAATTCCGCCGCCGTCACCGCTGCCCTCTCCGGCGATTCCGAATGGGCGCGCGCCATGCAGCCGAGTTCGGCGCTCTCCAACGCGGCGGAATGGACGAGCACCGGCAAGGTGGTCAATACGCTGAAGATCCAGATGAACCCGATCGATCTTGGCCTGGTGACGGCGACCATGCGCCTGTCCGGCGATGCCTTGAACGTCGACCTCAAGGTCGAAACCGGCGCAGCCTATCGGCAGCTGAAGGAGGATCACGGCAAGATTCTCGAAGCGCTGCGCAGCCAGGGCTATGCGGTCGACAACGTCACCATCAGCATGGCTCCCGTTGAGCGTGCCGACGCCGGCAACCAGGCGGGTGGCCAGGGACAGGCCTCTCAGCAGCAGTCGCTGCCCCAGCAGGGGCAGGGCGGGGCGGCGCGCGAGCGCCACAATCAGACGGCGCAGCGGACGGATGGAGGCTTCAATGGTGCAGGCGAGAGCGGGATTGAAGACGCTTCTGCTGGCGGGGCTCGCAGCCGCGGCGCTGGCGGCGTTTACCTCTGA
- a CDS encoding lytic transglycosylase domain-containing protein: MKTLLLAGLAAAALAAFTSEAAASTGACEREIQSAAAKYGIPEGILYSVGLTETGRKGSLYPYAMNVEGKAIFPPSEADAMRQFDVARRSGAKLIDIGCMQINHYYHGENFASAEDMFDPHRNVEYAARFLRDLHDRHETWTMAVARYHAGPNNDPAQKQYVCRVIANLVATGYGKWTPNASNFCQD, from the coding sequence TTGAAGACGCTTCTGCTGGCGGGGCTCGCAGCCGCGGCGCTGGCGGCGTTTACCTCTGAGGCCGCTGCCTCCACCGGCGCCTGCGAACGCGAAATCCAGTCGGCTGCCGCCAAATACGGCATCCCGGAAGGCATTCTCTATTCGGTCGGTCTGACGGAGACCGGCCGCAAGGGCTCGCTCTATCCCTATGCCATGAACGTTGAAGGCAAGGCGATCTTCCCGCCCTCGGAAGCGGACGCGATGAGGCAGTTCGACGTGGCCCGCAGAAGCGGGGCGAAGCTCATCGACATCGGCTGCATGCAGATCAATCATTATTATCACGGCGAGAATTTCGCCTCCGCCGAGGATATGTTCGATCCGCATCGCAACGTCGAATATGCGGCGAGGTTTCTCCGCGACCTGCATGACCGTCATGAGACCTGGACGATGGCGGTAGCCAGATACCATGCAGGCCCGAACAATGATCCCGCGCAAAAGCAGTATGTCTGCCGCGTCATCGCCAATCTGGTGGCCACGGGCTACGGCAAGTGGACTCCCAATGCGAGTAACTTCTGCCAAGATTGA
- the rem gene encoding transcriptional activator Rem: MIVVVDERELVKDGYTSLFGREGIPSTGFDPSEFGDWVQTAADSDIAAVEAFLIGQGQRSLELPRAIRDRSMAPVIAVSDQPSLENTLALFDCGVDDVVRKPVHPREILARAAAIRRRLKAIANYTDIGGIRVFSDGRDPEINGEVFALPRRERRILEYLIANRGRRVTKTQIFNAIYGIFDEEVEENVVESHISKLRKKLRKKLGVDPVDSKRFLGYCIDWA; encoded by the coding sequence ATGATCGTCGTGGTTGATGAGCGTGAGCTCGTGAAAGACGGATATACATCTCTATTTGGCCGGGAGGGCATTCCCTCTACCGGTTTTGATCCATCGGAATTTGGGGACTGGGTTCAGACCGCCGCCGATTCGGATATTGCGGCCGTCGAGGCCTTCCTCATCGGTCAGGGCCAACGCAGCCTGGAATTGCCGCGGGCGATCCGGGATCGCTCGATGGCGCCGGTGATCGCGGTCAGCGATCAGCCCTCGCTGGAAAACACGCTTGCGCTTTTCGATTGCGGCGTCGACGACGTAGTGCGCAAGCCGGTCCATCCGCGCGAAATTCTCGCCAGGGCGGCGGCGATCCGGCGCCGGCTGAAGGCGATCGCCAACTACACCGACATCGGCGGCATCCGCGTCTTCTCGGATGGTCGCGACCCCGAGATCAACGGCGAGGTCTTCGCGCTTCCCAGGCGCGAGCGCCGCATCCTCGAATATTTGATCGCCAATCGCGGTCGCCGGGTCACCAAGACCCAGATCTTCAATGCCATCTACGGCATCTTCGACGAAGAGGTCGAGGAGAACGTCGTCGAAAGCCACATCTCGAAGCTGCGCAAGAAGTTGCGCAAGAAGCTCGGCGTCGATCCGGTCGATTCCAAGCGCTTCCTTGGCTACTGCATCGATTGGGCCTGA
- a CDS encoding flagellar hook protein FlgE produces MSIFGSMKTAVSGMNAQANRLSTVSDNIANVNTTGYKAVSTSFSSLVLPSSGGNYNSGGVQTSVRQAVSDQGDISYTTSTTDLAISGDGFFIVQGPDGTPVLTRAGDFQKDDEGNLVNAAGFQLMGYSYNSGAPAVVVNGFDGLVPVNVNQEGLTAVASTSGVFKGNLDSGANVAPVAPATLPSANAATTTADTKKFSMVAYDHLGNKVMYDFYFTKTSVVTPVPAAGATASTWEVAVFRNADAATGGTTSFPYTGGAGAVVASGNLTFDRDGKMLTGGALTIADTSNALSIDMDLSGFTQLGAAFAGTGTPNGQAASPVKDVTIDGDGIVYAKYEDGSTKPLYRVPLANVASPDKLTLMSGNVYSANGQSGVTVTGFPQTNGLGTIKSGALEGSNVDLAGELTEMIEAQRSYTANSKVFQTGSDIMDVLVNLKR; encoded by the coding sequence ATGAGCATTTTCGGCAGCATGAAGACGGCGGTATCGGGAATGAACGCGCAGGCGAACCGCCTCAGCACGGTCTCCGACAACATCGCCAACGTTAACACAACCGGTTACAAGGCAGTGTCGACGAGCTTCTCCTCGCTGGTCCTGCCCTCCTCGGGCGGCAATTATAATTCCGGCGGCGTTCAGACCTCCGTCCGCCAGGCCGTTTCCGACCAGGGCGACATCTCCTACACCACCTCCACCACCGACCTTGCGATTTCGGGTGACGGCTTTTTCATCGTCCAGGGCCCTGACGGCACGCCGGTCCTGACCCGCGCCGGCGACTTCCAGAAGGATGACGAAGGCAATCTCGTCAATGCCGCCGGCTTCCAGCTGATGGGCTATTCCTACAATTCCGGCGCGCCTGCCGTCGTCGTCAATGGTTTCGATGGCCTCGTTCCCGTCAACGTGAACCAGGAAGGGCTGACCGCCGTCGCCTCGACATCGGGTGTCTTCAAGGGCAATCTCGATTCCGGCGCCAATGTCGCTCCGGTCGCCCCCGCGACGCTGCCGAGCGCCAACGCCGCCACCACGACGGCCGATACCAAGAAGTTCTCGATGGTCGCCTACGACCATCTCGGCAACAAGGTGATGTACGACTTCTACTTCACGAAGACCTCGGTGGTGACACCGGTGCCGGCCGCAGGTGCTACTGCCAGCACCTGGGAGGTTGCGGTGTTCCGCAACGCCGATGCGGCGACGGGGGGCACGACTTCCTTCCCCTACACCGGCGGCGCCGGTGCCGTTGTCGCCTCCGGAAACCTTACATTCGACCGCGATGGCAAGATGCTGACGGGCGGTGCCCTCACGATTGCCGATACAAGCAACGCTCTGTCGATCGACATGGATCTCTCGGGCTTCACGCAGCTTGGCGCCGCCTTTGCCGGCACCGGTACGCCGAACGGCCAGGCGGCGAGCCCGGTCAAGGATGTCACCATCGATGGCGATGGCATCGTCTACGCCAAATATGAAGACGGCAGCACCAAGCCCCTTTACCGCGTCCCTCTCGCCAACGTCGCAAGCCCGGACAAATTGACCTTGATGAGCGGCAACGTCTACAGCGCCAACGGTCAATCGGGCGTCACCGTCACCGGCTTCCCGCAGACCAACGGCCTCGGCACGATCAAATCGGGCGCTCTCGAAGGGTCGAACGTCGATCTCGCCGGCGAGTTGACCGAGATGATCGAAGCGCAGCGCAGCTACACCGCCAATTCGAAAGTGTTCCAGACGGGTTCGGACATCATGGACGTCCTCGTCAACCTCAAGAGATAG
- the flgK gene encoding flagellar hook-associated protein FlgK, translating into MSLTSALNTAQNIFNNTGTQSSVVSNNISNAGNKDYVRRQAMLTTSLNGAQVVKIDRAQEDALLRQYLKSSSQDSAQQTLLSGLEDLKSIMGGNDYETSPSTYLGVFQQKLQAFRTSPGSTVAAQGAITAAQDVANSLNNASQSVQDVRAGADKQIATAVDTLNTLLSQFEKANNAVKTATSSGADASGALDEREKVLKQISQIVGVSATTRDNNDMVLSTPDGTILFETIPRKVTFQAQDVYNASITGNAVYIDGVALPRGGGSTTTAQGSLQSLLQVRDEIAPNFQKQLDEIARGLVSLFKEQNTAGPPAYVPGLFTWSGGTVDTGGTAIAGMASTISVSSRVITSQGGDPMRLRDGGVNVNGVVNNPAGLSGYTTDLDRLYTALGADIDFDPAAGPAVGFDATTGIDSNVSIMEYATNSLGWLEQYRSNATTAAENTSAALSRSDEAYSNETGVNLDEELTLLLDIEQSYKAATKILNAVDEMLKSLLDIAS; encoded by the coding sequence ATGTCGCTCACATCCGCACTTAATACCGCGCAGAACATATTCAACAATACCGGCACGCAGAGCAGTGTCGTATCGAACAATATCTCGAATGCGGGCAACAAGGATTATGTGCGCCGGCAGGCAATGCTTACCACGTCCCTGAACGGCGCGCAGGTCGTCAAGATCGACCGGGCTCAGGAAGACGCCCTGCTGCGCCAATATCTCAAGTCGTCCTCTCAGGACAGCGCTCAGCAGACCCTGCTGAGCGGCCTCGAGGACCTGAAGTCGATTATGGGTGGCAACGACTATGAAACGTCGCCGTCCACCTATCTCGGGGTGTTCCAGCAGAAGCTCCAGGCCTTCCGCACGTCGCCCGGCAGCACCGTCGCCGCCCAAGGCGCCATCACCGCCGCTCAGGACGTCGCCAACTCGCTGAACAATGCCTCGCAATCCGTTCAGGACGTTCGTGCCGGCGCCGACAAGCAGATCGCTACCGCGGTCGATACACTGAACACGCTCCTCAGCCAGTTCGAGAAGGCCAACAACGCGGTGAAGACCGCGACGTCCTCGGGTGCGGATGCATCCGGCGCGCTCGACGAACGCGAGAAGGTGCTGAAGCAGATTTCGCAGATCGTCGGTGTCAGCGCGACGACGCGCGACAACAACGACATGGTGCTGAGCACGCCCGACGGGACGATCCTCTTCGAGACGATCCCGCGCAAGGTGACGTTCCAGGCGCAAGATGTCTACAACGCCAGCATCACTGGCAATGCGGTCTATATCGACGGTGTCGCGCTGCCGCGCGGCGGTGGATCGACGACGACGGCGCAGGGGAGCCTCCAGTCGCTCCTTCAGGTCCGCGACGAGATCGCCCCCAACTTCCAGAAGCAGCTCGACGAAATCGCCCGCGGCCTTGTTTCTCTCTTCAAGGAGCAGAATACCGCTGGGCCGCCGGCCTATGTGCCCGGCCTGTTTACCTGGAGCGGCGGCACCGTCGATACCGGCGGCACTGCGATTGCCGGCATGGCGTCGACCATCAGCGTCAGCAGCCGTGTGATCACATCGCAGGGCGGCGACCCGATGCGGCTGCGCGATGGCGGCGTCAACGTCAACGGCGTCGTCAACAATCCCGCCGGCCTCAGTGGCTACACGACGGACCTCGACCGCCTTTACACCGCCTTGGGCGCCGACATCGATTTCGATCCGGCGGCAGGTCCGGCAGTCGGCTTCGACGCTACGACGGGGATCGATTCGAACGTCAGCATCATGGAATACGCGACCAATTCCCTCGGCTGGCTCGAGCAGTATCGCAGCAATGCCACGACGGCTGCGGAAAATACCTCGGCGGCCCTGTCGCGCTCCGACGAAGCCTATTCCAACGAAACCGGTGTCAACCTCGACGAGGAACTGACGCTGCTTCTCGATATCGAACAGTCCTACAAAGCGGCGACCAAGATTCTTAACGCTGTCGACGAAATGTTGAAGTCATTGCTGGATATCGCGAGTTAA
- a CDS encoding flagellar hook-associated family protein, whose product MKSSFISSSAIQSAMRLTIRQAQNQMTKATMEATTGVYADIGVSLGGNAARSVDFTRETDRIDSIKSSNSLVSARMESSQLGLSKMKDVGDGLVSKLTALQGSHDPGSITVAIQSATSALSTMMDTANTMVNGEYLFSGINTDVQPLTDKTTATSAAIVTALNSYAAGLAPPKAVSDLTGTEMETFITTTVEPMFSEANWTNAATGWSQASSQNMTSRISNSEVIESSTNANSEGMRYLALASVMTSALLGQNLSTDAMTTVSKQAISYTAKATSGLVTQASQLGLSQERVKKSNDALDAQSNIIKNKLVDLQGVDPYEASTLVKTLETQLETAYTIVSKIQQLSLVNYL is encoded by the coding sequence ATGAAGAGCTCATTTATTTCAAGTAGCGCCATTCAAAGTGCGATGCGCTTGACGATCCGTCAGGCACAGAACCAGATGACGAAGGCGACGATGGAAGCAACGACGGGAGTCTATGCGGATATCGGTGTCTCGCTCGGCGGCAACGCTGCCAGAAGCGTCGACTTCACCCGCGAGACCGACCGGATCGATTCGATCAAATCAAGCAATTCGCTTGTCAGCGCCCGCATGGAATCCTCGCAGCTCGGCCTGTCCAAGATGAAGGACGTCGGCGATGGCCTGGTTTCGAAGCTGACCGCGCTGCAGGGCAGTCACGATCCGGGCAGCATCACCGTCGCCATCCAGTCGGCGACCAGCGCGCTGTCGACCATGATGGATACGGCCAATACCATGGTGAACGGCGAATATCTGTTCTCCGGCATCAACACCGACGTGCAGCCGCTGACCGACAAGACGACCGCCACGAGTGCGGCGATCGTCACGGCGCTGAACAGCTACGCCGCTGGTCTTGCTCCGCCGAAGGCCGTCAGCGATCTCACCGGCACCGAAATGGAGACCTTCATCACGACGACGGTCGAGCCGATGTTCAGTGAGGCCAATTGGACCAATGCGGCGACCGGATGGTCGCAGGCATCGAGCCAGAACATGACGAGCCGCATCAGCAACTCGGAAGTGATCGAATCCTCGACCAACGCCAATTCCGAAGGCATGCGTTATCTTGCGCTCGCCTCGGTCATGACCTCCGCGCTGCTCGGCCAGAACCTCAGCACGGATGCAATGACGACTGTCTCCAAGCAGGCTATCAGCTACACGGCCAAGGCGACCAGCGGCCTGGTGACGCAGGCAAGCCAGCTTGGCCTCTCCCAGGAGCGTGTCAAGAAATCCAACGACGCTCTCGACGCGCAGTCGAACATCATCAAGAACAAGCTGGTGGATCTTCAGGGCGTTGATCCCTACGAAGCCTCGACCCTTGTCAAGACTTTGGAAACACAGCTTGAAACCGCTTACACGATCGTTTCGAAGATCCAGCAGTTGAGTCTCGTAAACTACCTTTGA
- the flaF gene encoding flagellar biosynthesis regulator FlaF, with protein MYQFSYAEVMQDSVADAKEREWQVLDRSIELLALARDKEKYGREAIDALFYTRRVWISFIEDLKHPDNQLDVQLRANLISIAIWILKECDRIRKRLSNNYQGIIDVTTIIRDGLK; from the coding sequence ATGTATCAGTTCTCATATGCCGAAGTCATGCAGGACTCGGTGGCCGACGCGAAAGAGCGGGAATGGCAGGTTCTTGACCGGTCCATAGAACTGCTGGCGTTGGCGCGCGACAAGGAAAAATACGGTCGGGAAGCCATTGATGCCCTGTTTTATACGCGTCGGGTGTGGATCAGCTTCATCGAGGATCTGAAGCATCCGGACAACCAGCTGGATGTTCAGCTCAGGGCCAATCTCATCTCGATCGCAATCTGGATATTGAAGGAATGCGACCGGATCAGAAAACGTCTGTCTAATAACTACCAGGGCATCATCGACGTTACCACCATCATCAGGGATGGACTTAAATGA
- the flbT gene encoding flagellar biosynthesis repressor FlbT, with translation MKSTLRISLKAGERIFINGAVLRVDRKVALEFLNDVTFLLENHVLQPEGATTPLRQLYFIAQMILINPEGKEHSTAMFRKSITMLLTCFKNEEILAELKRIDALVSTGRAFDALKAIRGLYAIEDNILNNHELPPTMVEQIRKEIAPWR, from the coding sequence ATGAAAAGTACACTACGCATTTCTCTGAAAGCCGGGGAAAGAATCTTCATCAACGGCGCCGTCCTGCGTGTCGACCGCAAGGTCGCGCTGGAATTCCTGAATGATGTGACGTTCCTTCTCGAAAATCACGTCCTGCAGCCGGAAGGTGCGACGACGCCCCTGCGCCAGCTCTACTTTATCGCGCAGATGATCCTCATCAACCCCGAGGGCAAGGAGCACTCGACGGCGATGTTCCGCAAGTCGATCACCATGCTGCTCACCTGCTTCAAGAATGAAGAGATCCTCGCCGAACTGAAGCGCATCGACGCACTTGTGTCGACCGGCCGCGCCTTCGACGCGCTGAAGGCGATCCGCGGTCTCTACGCGATCGAAGACAATATTCTCAACAACCACGAACTGCCGCCGACGATGGTCGAGCAGATCCGCAAGGAGATCGCACCATGGCGGTAG
- the flgD gene encoding flagellar hook assembly protein FlgD, with translation MAVDATSKVTSSTSTGTSSSTQKATLNYDNFLQLLIAQMKNQDPTDPMDASEQVAQLATFSQVEQTIQTNTKLDTLLASSSLTQASSYVGKYMESADGTVKGVIDSVKVYSDGIIATTADGGKILVQAGITVADEAPSSSS, from the coding sequence ATGGCGGTAGATGCAACGTCAAAGGTGACGAGCTCGACCTCGACCGGCACGTCAAGCTCGACCCAGAAGGCGACGCTGAACTACGACAACTTCCTTCAGCTGCTCATCGCGCAGATGAAGAACCAGGATCCGACCGATCCGATGGATGCCAGCGAGCAGGTCGCTCAGCTTGCCACTTTCTCGCAGGTCGAGCAGACGATCCAGACCAACACCAAGCTGGACACGCTTCTGGCAAGCTCGAGCCTGACGCAGGCCAGCAGCTATGTCGGCAAATATATGGAAAGCGCCGACGGCACCGTCAAAGGTGTCATCGATTCCGTCAAGGTTTATTCCGACGGCATCATTGCGACGACGGCGGATGGCGGTAAGATACTCGTGCAGGCGGGAATCACTGTTGCCGACGAGGCGCCGAGCAGCAGCTCCTGA
- the fliQ gene encoding flagellar biosynthesis protein FliQ codes for MNEADALDLFQAAIWTVLIAAGPAVIAAMVVGLVIALIQALTQVQEATLTFVPKIVAVLITVGVTAPFVGSQISIFTNLVFSRIQSGF; via the coding sequence ATGAATGAAGCTGATGCATTGGATCTGTTCCAGGCCGCGATCTGGACGGTCCTGATTGCCGCCGGTCCTGCCGTGATCGCCGCGATGGTGGTGGGTCTCGTGATCGCTCTGATCCAGGCCTTGACCCAGGTGCAGGAAGCGACGCTGACCTTCGTGCCGAAGATCGTCGCGGTGCTCATCACGGTCGGCGTTACCGCGCCCTTTGTCGGCTCCCAGATCTCGATTTTCACCAATCTGGTCTTCTCGCGCATTCAATCCGGCTTCTGA